A DNA window from Streptomyces sp. B21-083 contains the following coding sequences:
- a CDS encoding DUF4177 domain-containing protein, with translation MTKWEYSTVPLLVHATKQILDTWGEDGWELVQVVPGPNNPEQLVAYLKREKA, from the coding sequence ATGACCAAGTGGGAATACTCGACCGTGCCGCTGCTCGTCCACGCCACGAAGCAGATTCTGGACACCTGGGGCGAGGACGGCTGGGAGCTCGTCCAGGTCGTGCCCGGGCCGAACAACCCCGAGCAGCTCGTGGCCTACCTGAAGCGGGAGAAGGCGTGA
- a CDS encoding ArsA-related P-loop ATPase: MSRFQVVSGKGGTGKTTVAAALALALATEGKRTLLVEVEGRQGIAQLFETEVLPYEERKIAVAPGGGEVFALAIDPEQALLDYLQMFYKLGSAGRALKKLGAIDFATTVAPGIRDVLLTGKACEAVRRKDRSGRFAYDHVVMDAPPTGRVTRFLNVNDEVAGLAKIGPIHNQAQAVMRVLKSPETAVHLVTLLEEMPVQETADGIAELRAAKLPVGRIIVNMVRPEVLDEAELELVRAAPRSALARSLSAAGLGGARRGGNAEKLVDPLLAQVEEYAERYALEHEQRSVLGGLDLPLHELPLFAEGMDLAGLYELANELRKQRIS; this comes from the coding sequence GTGAGCAGGTTCCAGGTCGTCAGCGGTAAGGGCGGGACCGGAAAGACCACGGTCGCCGCAGCGCTCGCGCTCGCCCTCGCAACCGAGGGGAAGCGCACGCTTCTCGTCGAGGTCGAGGGCAGGCAGGGCATCGCGCAGCTCTTCGAAACCGAAGTGCTGCCTTATGAGGAGCGGAAGATCGCCGTCGCTCCCGGGGGCGGGGAGGTGTTCGCCCTCGCCATCGACCCCGAGCAGGCACTGCTGGACTACCTCCAGATGTTCTACAAACTCGGGAGCGCCGGTCGCGCCCTGAAGAAACTCGGCGCGATCGACTTCGCCACCACCGTCGCCCCGGGCATCAGGGACGTACTCCTGACCGGAAAGGCGTGCGAGGCGGTCCGGCGGAAGGACAGGAGCGGGCGGTTCGCGTACGACCACGTCGTGATGGACGCCCCGCCGACCGGCCGCGTGACCCGTTTCCTGAACGTCAACGACGAGGTGGCCGGCCTCGCGAAGATCGGCCCGATACACAATCAGGCGCAGGCCGTGATGCGCGTACTGAAGTCGCCCGAGACGGCGGTGCATCTCGTGACGCTGCTGGAGGAGATGCCCGTCCAGGAGACCGCGGACGGTATCGCCGAGCTGCGGGCGGCGAAGCTGCCAGTGGGGCGGATCATCGTCAACATGGTGCGGCCCGAGGTTTTGGACGAGGCCGAGCTGGAACTCGTACGGGCGGCCCCTCGCAGCGCGCTCGCGCGGTCGCTGTCGGCCGCCGGGCTCGGCGGGGCGCGGCGCGGCGGGAACGCCGAGAAGCTGGTGGATCCACTGCTGGCCCAGGTCGAGGAGTACGCCGAGCGGTACGCCCTGGAGCACGAACAGCGGTCCGTGCTGGGCGGGTTGGATCTGCCCTTGCACGAACTGCCGTTGTTCGCCGAGGGCATGGACCTGGCAGGTCTGTACGAACTGGCCAACGAGCTGCGGAAGCAGAGGATTTCATGA
- a CDS encoding ArsA family ATPase, producing the protein MSPDPHDSASRHGLSPARVLEVDPLIDDPRTRIVVCCGSGGVGKTTTAAALGLRAAERGRKVVVLTIDPARRLAQSMGIDSLDNVPRRVKGVEGGGELHAMMLDMKRTFDEIVEAHADRERAAAILSNPFYQSLSAGFAGTQEYMAMEKLGQLRARDEWDLIVVDTPPSRSALDFLDAPKRLGSFLDGRLIRLLTAPAKLGGRAGMKFLSVGMSMMTGTLGKLLGGQLLKDVQTFVAAMDTTFGGFRTRADATYQLLQAPGTAFLVVAAPERDALREAAYFVERLAAEDMPLAGLVLNRVHGSGAAQLSAERALAAAENLEEPRIVDQEDGKAGLRNSPDPYGGSEHPDQTPQTSRTPAPEADVEEHVEGSPTATGSEPTADPSEPTVQQLTAGLLRLHADRMRLLSREQRTRDRFTALHPEVAVTEVAALPGDVHDLAGLRNIGDRLATDRPELPAPPETSD; encoded by the coding sequence ATGAGCCCGGACCCGCACGACTCCGCCTCCCGCCATGGCCTGTCCCCCGCGCGCGTGCTCGAAGTGGATCCGCTGATCGACGATCCGAGGACGCGGATCGTGGTGTGCTGCGGATCCGGCGGGGTCGGCAAGACGACCACCGCGGCGGCGCTCGGGCTGCGCGCCGCCGAGCGGGGGCGGAAGGTGGTGGTGCTGACCATCGACCCGGCCCGCAGACTCGCCCAGTCCATGGGCATCGACTCGCTCGACAACGTGCCGCGGCGGGTCAAGGGCGTCGAGGGCGGCGGTGAACTGCACGCCATGATGCTCGACATGAAGCGGACGTTCGACGAGATCGTCGAGGCGCACGCCGACCGTGAGCGGGCCGCCGCGATCCTCTCCAACCCCTTCTACCAGTCACTCTCGGCGGGCTTCGCGGGCACGCAGGAGTACATGGCGATGGAGAAGCTGGGGCAGCTGCGGGCGCGCGACGAGTGGGATCTCATCGTCGTCGACACGCCTCCGTCCCGGTCCGCGCTGGACTTCCTGGACGCCCCGAAGAGGCTCGGTTCGTTTCTCGACGGCCGGCTGATCCGGCTGCTGACGGCGCCGGCGAAGCTGGGCGGGCGCGCGGGAATGAAGTTCCTGAGCGTCGGGATGTCGATGATGACCGGCACCCTGGGCAAGCTCCTGGGCGGCCAACTCCTCAAGGACGTACAGACGTTCGTCGCCGCGATGGACACCACCTTCGGTGGGTTCCGTACCCGCGCCGACGCCACCTATCAGCTCCTTCAGGCGCCCGGCACGGCGTTCCTGGTGGTCGCGGCCCCGGAGCGGGACGCACTGCGCGAGGCCGCGTACTTCGTGGAGCGGCTGGCCGCGGAGGACATGCCGCTCGCCGGACTGGTGCTCAACCGGGTCCACGGCAGCGGCGCCGCCCAACTGTCGGCCGAACGTGCGCTCGCCGCCGCGGAAAATCTTGAAGAGCCCCGCATTGTCGATCAGGAGGACGGGAAAGCTGGACTTCGTAACTCCCCCGACCCGTACGGCGGTTCAGAACATCCGGACCAGACACCCCAGACATCCCGGACACCAGCTCCTGAGGCAGACGTCGAGGAACACGTCGAAGGCTCCCCCACCGCCACCGGCAGTGAACCGACCGCCGATCCGAGCGAACCCACCGTCCAACAACTCACCGCAGGCCTGCTCCGGCTGCACGCCGACCGTATGCGGCTGCTCTCCCGTGAGCAGCGCACACGTGACCGCTTCACCGCGCTCCACCCGGAGGTGGCGGTCACCGAGGTCGCCGCACTGCCCGGCGATGTGCATGACCTCGCGGGCCTGCGGAACATCGGCGACCGGCTCGCGACCGACCGGCCAGAGCTGCCAGCCCCTCCGGAGACGAGCGACTGA
- the wblA gene encoding transcriptional regulator WblA — protein MGWVTDWSAQAGCRTTDPDELFVQGAAQNRAKAVCTGCPVRTECLADALDNRVEFGVWGGMTERERRALLRRRPTVTSWRRLLETARTEYERGAGILPLDEEEVYENYLAVG, from the coding sequence ATGGGCTGGGTAACCGACTGGAGTGCGCAGGCGGGCTGCCGCACTACCGATCCGGATGAACTGTTCGTTCAAGGAGCAGCGCAGAACAGGGCCAAGGCGGTGTGCACCGGATGTCCGGTACGCACGGAATGCCTGGCTGACGCGCTCGACAACCGCGTCGAGTTCGGCGTGTGGGGAGGAATGACGGAGCGGGAGCGCCGCGCACTGCTGCGCAGGCGTCCCACCGTCACCTCGTGGCGTCGGCTGCTCGAAACCGCGCGTACGGAGTACGAGCGGGGGGCGGGAATCCTGCCCCTCGACGAGGAAGAGGTGTACGAGAACTACTTGGCAGTGGGCTGA
- a CDS encoding transglycosylase domain-containing protein codes for MPNKRSGGGLSVTQQAAKFLGVSVLAGAVMAGIALPAAGALGLAAKGSVEGFDEIPANLKTLPLSQRTTILDAKGGQLATVYSRDRTVVELKDISPYMQKAIVAIEDSRFYEHGAIDLKGVLRALNKNAQSGGVSEGASTLTQQLVKNVFVEEAGDDPTKVAQAQQQTIGRKIKELKYAIQVEEELGKKKILENYLNITFFGQQAYGVEAGARRYFSKSAKDLTLPQAALLAGIVQSPTRYDPVNDPAEATKRRNTVLKRMAEVGDISPQEAAAAQEKPLGLKVSEPKNGCIAAVKGAGFFCKYVEKEFLASPVFGKTRADRAKIWNQGGLTIRTTLDPQSQASVQASIKEHVYQSDSVATAVTLVEPGTGKILGMGQSKPYGYGKNQTEINYSVGSDRGGSNYGFPTGSTFKPFVAAAALEEGRPAIQQYSAPYEMEYPSPVQTCSGKPWTNLENAKLENESESEKGPYRLKKAMELSVNTYFVQMISDIGLCPVMNMTDALHVRQGNGDKLPEVPAIALGSRGISPLTMASAYAAFASRGMYCTPIAIESITQKANGGQKSLEVPKSTCSRAMSETTADTINTLLQGVVDSGTGQEAGLTDGRDNAGKTGTTDERKNAWFVGYTPTLSGAVWVGSAMQNVKMRDIRIGGVYNDLVFGGKVPGPIWKDAMTGALQGKDSGKFNLIPIIEPTTPKPGDNGGNDGGNGDNNGNGNGNNGGATNGNNDNGGNTTFPNPSFSIPEGFIQGNGNGGNNGTSNGNGNGNGNGGFP; via the coding sequence ATGCCAAACAAGCGCTCGGGTGGAGGCCTGTCGGTAACGCAGCAGGCCGCCAAGTTCCTCGGTGTCAGCGTGCTCGCGGGAGCCGTCATGGCGGGCATCGCCCTGCCCGCCGCCGGTGCGCTCGGTCTCGCGGCCAAGGGTTCGGTCGAAGGGTTCGACGAGATCCCGGCCAATCTCAAGACCCTGCCGCTGAGCCAGCGCACCACGATCCTGGACGCCAAGGGCGGCCAGCTGGCGACGGTCTACTCGCGCGACCGCACGGTCGTCGAGCTCAAGGACATCTCGCCGTACATGCAGAAGGCGATCGTCGCGATCGAGGACTCCCGGTTCTACGAGCACGGCGCGATCGACCTCAAGGGCGTCCTGCGGGCGCTCAACAAGAACGCGCAGAGCGGCGGCGTCTCGGAAGGCGCCTCCACGCTCACGCAGCAGCTGGTGAAGAACGTGTTCGTCGAGGAGGCCGGTGACGACCCGACGAAGGTCGCGCAGGCCCAGCAGCAGACGATCGGCCGCAAGATCAAGGAGCTGAAGTACGCGATCCAGGTCGAGGAGGAGTTGGGCAAGAAGAAGATCCTCGAGAACTACCTGAACATCACGTTCTTCGGCCAGCAGGCCTACGGCGTCGAGGCCGGCGCCCGCCGCTACTTCTCCAAGTCCGCGAAGGACCTCACCCTCCCCCAGGCGGCCCTGCTGGCCGGCATCGTCCAGTCGCCGACCCGGTACGACCCGGTGAACGACCCGGCGGAGGCCACCAAGCGCCGTAACACCGTGCTCAAGCGCATGGCGGAGGTCGGTGACATCTCCCCGCAGGAGGCCGCCGCCGCACAGGAGAAGCCGCTCGGCCTGAAGGTCAGCGAGCCCAAGAACGGCTGCATCGCGGCGGTCAAGGGGGCGGGCTTCTTCTGCAAGTACGTCGAGAAGGAGTTCCTCGCCAGCCCCGTCTTCGGCAAGACCCGCGCGGACCGGGCGAAGATCTGGAACCAGGGCGGCCTGACCATCCGCACGACGCTGGACCCGCAGTCGCAGGCGTCCGTGCAGGCGTCGATCAAGGAACACGTGTACCAGTCGGACTCGGTGGCGACAGCGGTCACGCTGGTCGAGCCGGGCACCGGCAAGATCCTCGGCATGGGCCAGTCGAAGCCGTACGGCTACGGCAAGAACCAGACCGAGATCAACTACTCGGTCGGCAGCGACCGGGGCGGCTCCAACTACGGCTTCCCGACCGGTTCGACGTTCAAGCCGTTCGTGGCGGCGGCGGCGCTGGAAGAGGGACGCCCGGCGATCCAGCAGTACTCGGCGCCGTACGAGATGGAGTACCCGAGCCCGGTCCAGACGTGCAGCGGCAAGCCGTGGACCAACCTGGAGAACGCGAAGCTGGAGAACGAGAGCGAGTCGGAGAAGGGCCCCTACCGCCTGAAGAAGGCGATGGAGCTGTCGGTCAACACCTACTTCGTGCAGATGATCTCCGACATCGGTCTGTGCCCGGTGATGAACATGACCGACGCACTGCACGTCAGGCAGGGCAACGGCGACAAGCTGCCCGAGGTACCGGCCATCGCCCTCGGCTCCAGGGGCATCTCCCCGCTGACGATGGCGAGCGCGTACGCGGCCTTCGCCTCCCGTGGCATGTACTGCACGCCGATCGCCATCGAGTCGATCACGCAGAAGGCCAACGGCGGGCAGAAGTCGCTGGAGGTCCCGAAGTCGACGTGCTCCCGTGCGATGTCGGAGACGACCGCCGACACGATCAACACCCTGCTCCAGGGCGTGGTCGACTCCGGAACCGGCCAGGAGGCCGGTCTCACCGACGGCCGCGACAACGCCGGTAAGACGGGTACGACGGACGAGCGCAAGAACGCCTGGTTCGTCGGCTACACACCGACCCTGTCGGGTGCCGTCTGGGTCGGCAGCGCCATGCAGAACGTGAAGATGCGCGACATCAGGATCGGCGGCGTCTACAACGACCTCGTCTTCGGCGGCAAGGTTCCGGGCCCCATCTGGAAGGACGCCATGACCGGCGCACTCCAGGGCAAGGACTCCGGAAAGTTCAACCTCATCCCCATCATCGAGCCGACCACCCCGAAGCCGGGCGACAACGGCGGCAATGACGGCGGCAACGGGGACAACAACGGCAACGGCAACGGCAACAACGGTGGCGCGACGAACGGCAACAACGACAACGGCGGCAACACGACGTTCCCGAACCCGTCCTTCTCCATCCCCGAGGGCTTCATCCAGGGCAACGGCAACGGCGGCAACAACGGAACCAGCAATGGGAACGGCAACGGGAACGGCAACGGAGGCTTCCCGTAG
- a CDS encoding GatB/YqeY domain-containing protein → MTTLKSKLREDLNTAIKARDELRSSTLRLTLTAITQEEVSGKEKRELSDEEIIKVISREAKKRREAADAFAQGDRPEQAEREKAEGVILAVYLPKQLDDEELNQIVAQAVEEAKAAGAEGPRAMGQVMKIVNPKVAGLAEGGRVAAAVKKLLAG, encoded by the coding sequence ATGACCACGCTCAAGTCGAAGCTCAGGGAAGACCTCAACACCGCCATCAAGGCGCGCGACGAACTCCGCTCCTCGACGCTCCGGCTGACCCTCACCGCGATCACGCAGGAAGAGGTCTCCGGCAAGGAGAAGCGCGAGCTCTCCGACGAGGAGATCATCAAGGTGATCAGCCGCGAGGCGAAGAAGCGCCGTGAGGCGGCCGACGCCTTCGCCCAGGGCGACCGCCCCGAGCAGGCCGAGCGCGAGAAGGCCGAGGGCGTGATCCTCGCCGTCTACCTGCCCAAGCAGCTCGACGACGAGGAGCTGAACCAGATCGTCGCCCAGGCCGTCGAGGAGGCGAAGGCGGCCGGCGCCGAGGGGCCGCGCGCCATGGGTCAGGTCATGAAGATCGTGAACCCGAAGGTCGCGGGCCTCGCCGAGGGCGGCCGGGTCGCCGCCGCGGTGAAGAAGCTCCTCGCCGGCTGA
- a CDS encoding metallophosphoesterase, translated as MRARYAVPLGITAVAAAGLVYSAGFETRSFRLRRVTVPVLPAGMRPLRVLQVSDIHMVGGQYKKQRWLRSLAGLRPDFVINTGDNLSDPEGVPEVLDALGPLMEFPGAYVFGSNDYYGPKPRNPARYLLEKTQGKHGLNGNPPAVDVIHNPWEELRDGFDTAGWLNLTNTRGVLKIDGMSVELTGLDDPHIKRDRYQQVAGGPSKTADVSLAVVHAPYLRVLDAFTADAYPLTLAGHTHGGQLCIPFYGALVTNCDLDTDRVKGLSTHTAEGRTSYLHVSAGCGANRYTPVRFACPPEATLLTLTPREA; from the coding sequence ATGCGCGCGCGATACGCAGTACCCCTGGGAATCACGGCCGTTGCCGCCGCCGGCCTCGTCTACTCGGCGGGTTTCGAGACCCGCTCCTTCCGCCTCCGCCGGGTCACCGTGCCGGTGCTGCCCGCGGGTATGCGCCCCCTGCGCGTGCTCCAGGTCTCCGACATCCACATGGTCGGCGGCCAGTACAAGAAGCAGCGCTGGCTCCGCTCCCTCGCCGGCCTGCGCCCCGACTTCGTGATCAACACGGGCGACAACCTGTCCGACCCGGAGGGCGTGCCCGAGGTGCTCGACGCGCTCGGCCCGCTGATGGAGTTCCCGGGCGCGTACGTCTTCGGCTCGAACGACTACTACGGCCCCAAACCCCGTAACCCCGCCCGGTACCTGCTCGAGAAGACCCAGGGCAAGCACGGCCTCAACGGCAACCCGCCCGCGGTCGACGTGATCCACAACCCGTGGGAGGAGCTGCGCGACGGCTTCGACACGGCGGGCTGGCTGAACCTGACGAACACGCGCGGCGTGCTGAAGATCGACGGCATGTCGGTGGAACTGACGGGCCTGGACGACCCGCACATCAAGCGGGACCGCTACCAGCAGGTGGCCGGCGGCCCCTCGAAGACGGCGGACGTCTCACTGGCCGTCGTCCACGCCCCCTACCTCCGGGTCCTGGACGCGTTCACGGCGGACGCGTACCCGCTGACCCTGGCCGGCCACACGCACGGCGGCCAGCTGTGCATCCCCTTCTACGGCGCCCTGGTCACCAACTGCGACCTCGACACGGACCGCGTCAAGGGCCTGTCGACGCACACGGCGGAGGGCCGGACGTCGTACCTCCACGTCTCGGCGGGCTGCGGCGCCAACCGCTACACCCCGGTACGTTTCGCCTGCCCACCGGAGGCGACACTGCTGACGCTGACGCCACGGGAGGCGTAG
- a CDS encoding Pr6Pr family membrane protein — protein sequence MTAPIPRDIPDLPALPGGPGILPSPVPATAVVTPIRRPVTAVFRLLTAAAAATAVTMELVLGSPAQVLSQFTIQSSILLTLVMTVSARRAWTARRPLPSALTGAALLYLVIGALVHHALVSNPSSPFTTPPSPTGWHAVTDQVLQTAIPIAALTNWLLLTAAGQLHLRQAAPWLLYPLAYLTFSLLRGELLLPGTPNRYLYAFLDVDEHGYKSVLANALLLGLACYTLAVLLVTLDHIRPNPVHHRTKTGFRLGPPVG from the coding sequence ATGACCGCGCCGATACCCAGGGACATACCGGACCTCCCCGCGCTCCCGGGCGGACCCGGAATCCTCCCCTCCCCCGTCCCCGCCACGGCCGTGGTGACCCCGATACGCCGTCCCGTGACGGCGGTCTTCCGCCTCCTCACCGCCGCCGCGGCGGCCACGGCCGTGACGATGGAACTGGTCCTGGGCAGCCCCGCCCAGGTTTTGAGCCAGTTCACGATCCAGAGCAGCATCCTGCTGACCCTGGTCATGACCGTCTCGGCCCGCCGCGCCTGGACAGCCCGCCGCCCACTGCCCAGCGCCCTGACAGGCGCCGCGCTCCTCTACCTGGTCATCGGGGCCCTGGTCCACCACGCGCTGGTGTCAAACCCGTCGAGCCCGTTCACCACGCCGCCCTCCCCGACGGGCTGGCACGCCGTCACCGACCAGGTCCTGCAAACGGCGATCCCGATCGCGGCACTCACGAACTGGCTGCTCCTGACCGCCGCCGGCCAACTGCACCTGCGCCAGGCAGCACCGTGGCTCCTGTACCCCCTGGCGTACCTGACCTTCTCCCTGCTCCGAGGCGAACTCCTCCTCCCCGGCACACCGAACCGCTACCTGTACGCCTTCCTCGACGTGGACGAGCACGGCTACAAGAGCGTCCTGGCCAACGCCCTCCTCCTCGGCCTGGCCTGCTACACCCTCGCCGTCCTCCTCGTAACCCTCGACCACATCCGCCCGAACCCCGTCCACCACCGCACCAAAACCGGATTTCGCCTGGGGCCACCGGTGGGCTAA